From the genome of Arthrobacter sp. ERGS1:01:
AGCAGCCGTAGTCGTTTCCGGAGCCGCCGTCGTCGTTTCCGGCGCGGCCGAGGAAGTCTCCGGGGTTGAAGTGGTGGTTTCGGGGGAACTGCTGGGCTCGGCCGTGGGCGTGGCCGTGGGAGTGGGGGTTTGGGCGGCAACCACATCCAGGGGCATGGTCCTGGAGGTACTTGCGGGGGTGGGCGCAGAGTCGGTGACGGTGATGACGGGGTCGAACGTCCCGGATTCGGTGGGAGTCCCGCTCACAGCGCCGGTGCCGGCGTCGATGGACAGACCGCCGGGAAGTCCCGAGGCCGAGTATTTGTAGGGCGGGGTTCCGTTGACGCTGGTGAAGCCCGCCTCAAAGCCCTCGCCCTGGTTCGCGGACCCCAAGCCGCCACCCTGGAGCGTGAGCGGCTGGCCCTCAATGCTGACGGTGCCGTTGGATGTCAGCGATACCGTGGCCCCCACCGGGGCGGTGTCCGACGCGGACGCAAACAACACCAGGGACCACGTCTTGGCCGTTGCGGGGTCCGACGACGCCGGGGCGCCCCAGTTCAGGGTGGCGGTCTGGCCCGCGGCGGCACCGGCAGCGCGCTTGACGCAGTGCGCCACGGTGTTCGACGGCGTGAAGGCGCCTTCATAGAGGGCCGCCACGAGCGCTCCGTTGCCGGCCGCGACGGCCGCTCGGAAACTGCCGGAAGCCGATGTGGTGGTGCGGAACGTGACCACCTGGTAGCTCCCGGCGGTCCCGCTGGGATAGCACCCGGAATTGTCCAGCGGTTGGTTCACCTGCTGGCCGGCCGTGATCTGGACGGCCACGGTGGCGGACACCTCGGCCTGGGCCGGAGCGGCCGTCAGTGCGCTTCCGCCCACCACCAGCAACGCTGCGGCGCACACGGCAAGGATGGACTTCGGCAGGTGCCAACGCAGCATTCGGACTCCACGGGGTCGGGTCGTGCACAGGGATGGCCACGGCGCCGGCCGGGCATCGTCACAAACAGAATTCTGCACAACATTGATTGAAAATGTGTATTCTGTGTCACATTAGAGCAGATTTTCATCCGGCAGCAGTTTTATTACAGGAGAACCCACATGGCACATCCCACCTCAAAGCGTTCCGTGTCGCCGCTTGGCCGTCGCGGCTTGTTGGCGGGCGCCGGCGTCGCGGGGCTGGGAGCCCTGGCCGGCGTCGCCCTCTCCCCTGCGGCCCACGCCGCAGACACCAACCTGACATTGCCGGTTCTTGGCCCGGACGACGACTGGGCGGCAACGCTTGCCCGCACGCCCCAGGTCCAGCTCGTTGCCGGCGCCGCCTATACCTTGGCGGCTCCTGTGGATCTGCCCAACAACACGCTGATCGAGGGCAACGGCGCCATCATCACCGTGGCCCAGGAGTCCATGGGCGCGTTCACCGCCACGTCAAAGGTGGGCATCACCATCCGGGGCCTCACCCTGCAGGGCCGCACCGACGACACCTTGAATGCGGCGGCAAATTTTGCCCACACGGCCATCAAGCTGGTTCGCTGCACGAGCTTCCGGATCACCGACTGCGATTTCAACTACTGGCTGGGTGCCGGGATCGCGGTCACCGGGTCGACCTCCGACGACTACTTTTCCTACCGCGGGCACGTGCAGGGGAACAACTTTGTCCGCTGCTACTTTGGCGTGTCCTTCGCCGACCGGGCCGAGTACTCACTGCTGGCCAACAACGTGTTCAACACCAACCGCCTGGCCATCTGGAACAGCTCCGGCAACCTGACCACTACGGGAAACGTGGTGGTGAACTGCTACGGCGCCTACTATTCGTACGCGAAGACCAGCCCCTTTGGCGCGCAGACCTCGGACAATTGGAACCACGGCGCCGTCACCGGCAACACGTTCAACCACAGCAACGGCAGCGGCGGGGCCCGCTGGACCTCCAACGCGGCCTTCCCGATCGGCGGCGTGTCCACCGATCCCGGATCCGGCGTGGTGGTCGACGGCCTGCTGCCCCCCACCTTTACGGGCAACACGCTCTGGTACACGAACATCAAGGCCAACAACCACGTTGCAAACCAGTGGCTGCTCACCGGCTGCGCGTTGTCCAACCTGTCCATCAGCGCCACGGGGACCAATCCGATCAAGATCCTCGGCTCCCAATCCAACGGCGCAGCCAACGCCCCGACGCTCAGCGGAAACGTCCAGAACGTGTTCTAGGCGCCAAACCCGGCCAATCCTTGCGCTGTGGATATGGAATATTACCCACGGGCATGCTGTTATGAGGCTGTGTCAACTAGTAAAACCACCCCAGTGTCCACTCCCCCAACAACAGCGAAGGCGGGCCGGCCGGCCCGCACGGAAACCGCCACCGGAATGATCTTCGGCTTTGGCGCCTATGGGTTGTGGGGGCTCCTGCCGCTGTACTTCATCTGGCTCATGCCGGCCAACAGCATCGAGATCGTGGCCAACCGGGTGGTCTGGTCGGTAATCTTCTGCGCCGTCCTCATCACGGCCACGCGCTCCTGGGGAAAATTCAGCGCCGCAGTGAAGAATCCGCGCGTGCTCTGGCCGCTGGCCATTGCCGGCGTCCTCATCGTCATCAACTGGCTCACCTATGTCTTCGCAGTGACCACGGGAAACGCCATTGAAGGGTCCCTGGGCTACTTCATCAACCCGCTTGTGTCCGTGCTGCTCGGCGTCATCGTGCTCAAGGAAAAGCTGCGGCCCCTGCAGTGGCTGGCCGTCGGCGTCGGCGTGGCCGCCGTCGTCGTCCTGACCGTCAGTTATGGAAAGCTGCCCTGGATTGCGCTGGTCCTGGCGTTCAGCTTCGGCTTCTACGGCTTCGTCAAGAACCGGGTGGGCGGAAAGGTGGACGCCCTCACCAGCCTGAGCGTGGAAACCGCCGTGCTGGCACCGTTCGCCGTGGTGACCATGGTGGTGTTGACCCTGGTGGGGCAGGCGACGTTGACTGGCCTGGGCGCCGGCCACTTCTGGTTGATGGCCGCCTCCGGCGTCATTACGGCCGTGCCGCTGCTGCTGTTTGGCGCATCCGCCCGGCGCCTGCCCATGACGACGATCGGCCTGCTCCAGTACGTGGCGCCGCTGCTGCAGTTCGTGGTGGCCGTGACCCTGCTGAACGAGCACATGGGCCTCGACCGGTGGATTGGTTTTGGCATAGTGTGGCTTGCGTTGGTGATCTTGACGGTCGATACGCTGCGGAATTACCGGCACACGGCGAGGCTGCGGAAGGCCGCAACCGCCTAGCTTCACCCCCACCTCGAGGAAGGGCATGCACATGGCTGTTGAGGAATTTGATCTTTTGGTGGTTGGCGGAGGCAAGGCCGGCAAATCCCTGGCCATGGATCTGGCGGCGGCCGGGCAGCGCGTGGCCATGGTGGAGCGGGGCATGATCGGGGGCACCTGCATCAACGTCGCCTGCATCCCCACCAAGACCCTCGTCAACAGTGCCCGGCTGCTGTCGGTGACGCGCCGCGCCGCCGAATTTGGGATCACCATGTCAGGTTCGCCTGCCATTGACATTGACCTGCTGCGCGCCCGCAAGGAGGAGGTAGTGGGCACCATGGTCGCCGGGCAGCGGAAGTCGTTCCTGGCCTCCGGCATGGACCTGGTGATCGGCGAGGCCCGCTTCACCGCCCCGCGCACCGTTGAAGTGACCGACGACGCCGGTGCCCGCCGCACGCTGCGCGGCACCAATGTGGTGGTCAACACCGGCATGGTTCCGTTCGTGCCGGACCTGCCGGGGTTGCGCGATTCCGCGCCGCTGACGAGCACCTCCATTTTGGCGCTTGAATCACTGCCGGAGAGCATCCTCATCCTGGGTGGCGGCTACATTGGCTGCGAATTTGCCTCCATGCTTTCCATCATGGGCGTGCGGGTCACGGTGGTGCAGCGCAGGGGCGTCCTGCTGCCAAATGAAGACGTTGACGTATCCGAATCGGTGGCCAACGCCCTCACGGCCGACGGCGTGAATGTCCGCACGGGCGTCTCGGCGACTGCGGTATCCCGCACCGATTCCGGGGTCACCATGGAACTGTCCGACGGCACGTCAGTAACCGCCGCTGAGATCCTCGTTGCGGTGGGGCGCACCCCGGTAACGGACGGGCTGGGCCTGGATGCTGCGGGCGTCGAGCTCACCGATTCCGGGCTGGTGCGCGTGGACGAATACTTGCGCGCCACGGCGGACAACGTCTGGGCCGCGGGCGACGTAGCGGGCACTCCGCAGTTCACTCACGCCTCCTGGAACGACTACAGGATCCTCAAGACCAACCTGGCCGGCGGCTCGTGGAGCACCAAGGACCGGCTCATCCCCTACTGCGTGTTCACCACGCCGGAGCTGGGACGGGTGGGGCTGAGCGAAACCGAGGCCCTGCACGCGGGCTACAACATCCGGGTCGCCGCCATGCCCGTCTCCGCCATCCCCCGAGCACGCACGGTGGGCCAGCTGGACGGCCGCTGGAAGGCCGTGGTGGACCGCGATACCGACATGATCCTCGGTGTCGCGCTCCACGGCCATGAGTCCAGCGAGGTCATCGCCGTTGTCCAGATGGCCATCCTGGGCAAGCTTCCCTACCAGCAGCTGCGCGACGCCGTGATCGCCCACCCCACCATGGCCGAGGGCCTGCAACTCCTGTTCAGCGACGCCTTCCTGGCGGCCTAGCCGGCGAGGGAATTCCGGCTCGGCCGCCGGTGTAGGCAGGGTCCCTCGACTAGATCCCCTGCGCCTGGAAGTCGCGCGGAACCACCACCATGGGCACCGGAAGTGCGCGGAGGATCTTGTTGGCCGTGGAGCCGAGGAAGATCTTGCGGTTCTCGGCCAGGCGGCTGGAACCAACCACCACGAGCTCGCCGGATTTCCAGCCGATCCCGTCGACGGCTTCCTCAATGTTGCGTCCGTGGGCCAGGGTCACCGTGACAGTGTCCTCGGGAAGCCTTGCTGCGGCGTCGGCAAGCACCGTGTTGACGTGCTGCCGGGCGGGGCTGAGGGCGTTGTCCAGGTCAAAGTCCTCCTGCTCCAGCTGGTCGATCTCCACCACGGAAACCAGGCGCAGCGGCACGTTGCGCCGCCCGGCCGCCGTGACGCCGACGTCGAGCACTGCCTGCCAGCCCTCGCGCATGCCGACCATGACCGTGAGCCGGGTCAGTTTGTCCCGCCGGTTGTAGCCGCGGGGCGCCAGCGCCACCGGCACCTGGGACGCGTGCAGCAGCCCGTTGGCCACCGAACCGACGGTGAACCGTTTGAACAGGCCGTTGCTGGCGGCGCCGACCACGATCAGCGCGGCGTCGTCCTCCGCTGCCGCCTCGATCAGGCCGTGAGCAAAGGACTCGGCCCTGCGCGTGGAGAACGTGGCCGTAACATCGTCGGGCACCATGGACAGGGCCTGCTTTTGGGTTTCGGGCACCTCCACCATGCTGCCGCGGATCACGTTGACCAGGTGGAGTTCGGCGCCCTGCGTCCTTGCAATGACCCCGGCAAGGGCAACGGCATCTTCGCCACGGTCGTCAGGCCGGTAACCAACTACATATTTCATGCAATCAACCCTTCGGTGGGCCCGGCGGGCGGACGGTACCGGCGCGCCGAGGCGTTCGTAGCACTGACTGTACAGCCGCCGGGCCGCGCCGAACAGGGCACGGGCGGCGCCGGTTTGCGGGGGTCAGGGTTCGACGACGTCTGCCGCCTGCCAGCCGTCGTCCTCAGCATCGGCTGCCGGCGCCACCGCGGGCAGGATCACCGCCCAGGCCACGGCGATCACGCCCACCAGCAGCAGCGACGGCATGAGGATGCCCGCCTGGTTCGACCATGAACTCATCAAGGTCGTGCCGCCGTTGGCCAATTCAACCGTCTGTGAAGCAGTCGACAACGGGAAGATGTAGGGCAGCATCATTGAAAACACGCCACCCGCCAAGCAGGCTGCGCCGAACCAGGCCGCCCGGGCCCGCCCCGACCGCAGCGTCGCCCGCCGTTCAGGGCCGCCCGATTGCCAGCGGCGAGGTACCACCAGCAGGACCGCCAGGATCAGGAGCCCCAGCGTCAGGAGCGAAACGCCACTCGGCCCAATCGCGTACGGCCATGGAATGTCCGGTGTGACCGTCTCATCGCCCGGCGAACCGAACTGGAGTGCTTCAGGGAAAAGGAAGTTCGCGAACAAGGCCACATATCCGGCGGCGGAAACCAGGACACCCAGCACCCCTAACGCCAGCCTGCAGGCCAGTTCGGCCTTCGCCGAACGCCGCGAGGCCAGAAAGAGCAGCGCCCCGACAATGCCGAGGCCGCCCGCCAGGAACGCCGGTGCCGCCATGAAGATCACGCGCCCCCAGGGATCCATGGTGAGGCCGTGGTAGTCCGCGGGATTGGACGTCTTGGCGGCAGGCAGCCAGTACTGGGCCGTGATGCAAAAAACTGCAACCGCCAGCATGAGGACAGCGGCGGCGACGGCCGGAACCCACCGCCGCGGCGACCACGCGGGCTCCGGCAAAGCCGCAGGCAGGTCCGTCGGCGCAGACAAGGACGCGGGCACCGGCGCGTCATCGCGCGGGGCGGGGTCGATGCGATCCGTGATTACGGAGCCGGCGTCATCCGACACGTCGACGCCGGCATGTGGCGAGGGCTCAGGGCTCCGCAACCCGCTGTCTCCGCCGGCCTGGAATATTTCCGGATATCTGTCATCAAAGCGTGCGTTTCCCATGACTCCCCCACTGCGGCTGGGCGGAACCGGTTCAACGGCACCGCGCTCCTGTCGATAGTGGGATCAGCCTACCCACTAGGCGGCCGGTTCTGCTTCCAATTCGTCATTGGGATCCTCGGCATAGACCCGCCGGGATGTTGCCTGGATCAGCACGCCCCAGAGGAAGATCCCGGCGCCAACGAGCGCAACGGAGCTGCCGGAGCCGGAAACGATGGTTGGCCATGGGATGGTTGAAAAGGTCATGTCCCCCATGGTTTGGGTGGTGCTCGACATGGACCGCGGGAACAGTTGGGGTGCAAACAACGCAACCACCGCACCGACAAGGAGCATGCCACCTGCCAGCAACGCTGCCGGGCCGGACGCAACAGCACCCGCGCGGCTGGCTCCCGGGCGCACAATGGCCACTACGGCCAGCACGGATAAGCCAAACACCGTCAACGGTTGCATTGCTGAGTACATCAGCATCATCAACGATGAACTGGAGTACCCGCCGGATTCCGCCTCAAAGTACATGTACTTTGCAAAAAGGTTGGGGGAAAACATAGCCAGGACTGCCCCGACAGTCGCGATCACGCCCACCACCGCCGCCCCGGCCCACAGCCAGCGGGCTCTCGCCGTGTAATGGCGGGAACCCACGATGAACATCGCCGCGACCATGCCGAGGCCGGCAATGACCAGCGAAGGAGCCACCGAGGTCAAAAATGTTACCCAAGTGACCATCCTCATCCCGTCGGATCCATCGCCGGCAACACTTCGGGATGAAGGAATCAGCACCGCCGCGAACAGGCAAAATACGCCGGCCGCGATGGCCAGCAGACCCGCGCCCATGCCGACGACCCACGACCGCGTACTCCAGTGAATCCGCCGCGCCCCGGGCAGGATCTCATCGGGCTGCGCCTGCGTGCCTGTTTCCCCCGGGAGCCCGGCTGCGGGGTGCGACGCGGTTCCCTCCCCCGCATCAACGGCATCGGATGTGGCCGGAGAGACGTGGGCGGCTTGAACCGCGGGGGCGGGCTGCCCGGCCGGCGGAAGCGGAGCCTGCTCCGGGACAAACCGCTCATGTGCCGGCGCCACGCGGACCGCGCGGGACACCGGGACCGGAGGTGCGCTCACTGTCGGCGCCACCAAGGGCCGCGCCGGCGCTTGTATCAGCGGGGCCGGCTCATTGGTTGTCTGCGGCGTGGTGGCCGGCGGCGCGAAGATGGGCGCCGCGGCAGTGTGCGCCGTGCGGGGCAGCTCGTCGCCGCCGGGCTGAAAGATGGCCGGGTACCGCTCGTCAAACTCCACGTGTTCCATGCAACCCCCAAGATGCGTGTGCCGTGCCCGGACAATGTCCGGCACGGAAGATGTTCGCCCCAGCCTATCCACGCCGGGCACCTACCCACGAAACAAACGACGGCGGCACCCCGGGGAAAAGTTCCCTCGGGGTGCCGCCGTCGTTCAGTGCCTTACGTTCCGTCTACGCGGGGCTTTCCAAACTAGTTGGAGGCTGCGCGTACGGCGTCGGACAATACGTCCAGGCCGTCGTTGAGCAGTTCGTCGCCGATGACCAACGGCGGGAGCAGGCGGATGACGTTGCCGTAGGTGCCGCAGGTGAGGATCACGACGCCGGCCTGCAGGCAGGCGCCGGCGATGGCCTTGGCGGCCTCCGCGTTCGCTTCCTTGGTTGTGTGGGCGGTGCCCGGCTTGACCAGTTCGATTGCCATCATGGCGCCGCGGCCGCGGATCTCGCCGATGATGCCGTTCTCGCCAAGTTCCTCAACGAGCGCCGTGAAGCGGTCGGTGACGATCTTTTCAATGTTCTGGGCGCGGCCGTTGAGGTCGTGCTCCTTCATGGTCTTGATGGCGGCCAGGGCGGCGGCGCAGGCCACCGGGTTTCCGCCGTAGGTGCCGCCAAGGCCGCCGGGGTGCACGGCGTCCATGAGCTCGGCGCGGCCCGTGATGGCGGAGAGCGGCAAACCGCCGCCGATGCCCTTGGCCATCGTGATGATGTCCGGGACAACGCCCTCGTGCTGGGAGGCAAACCATTCGCCCGTGCGGCAGAAGCCGGACTGGACTTCGTCGGCAATGAAGACGACGCCGTTTTCCTTGGCCCAGGCGGCCAGGGCGGGCAGGAAGCCGTCGGCGGGGACGATGAAGCCGCCCTCGCCCTGGATCGGTTCGATCACGATGGCGGCCACGGAGTCGGCGCCAATCTGCTTTTCGATCATGGTGATGGCGCGGCGGGCCGCTTCCTCACCCTTGATGTCGGCTTCCTCGCGGTACGGGTAGCTCATGGGCACGCGGTAGATCTCCGGTGCGAACGGGCCAAAGTTGGTCTTGTACGGCATGGCCTTGGCGGTCAGTGCCATGGTCAGGTTGGTGCGGCCGTGGTAGGCGTGGTCGAAGGCGACGATCGCGTCGCGACCGGTGGCCAGGCGGGCCACCTTGACGGCGTTTTCCACGGCTTCGGCGCCGGAGTTGAACAGCACGGTGCGCTTCTCATGCGTGCCGGGGGTGAGGGTGTTCAGTTCCTCGGCAACGGCAACGTAGCTCTCGTACGGGGTGACCATGAAACAGGTGTGCGTGAAGTGGCCAACCTGTTCCTGCACGGCCTCGACGACGTTCGCATCGGAGGCGCCCACACTGGTCACGGCAATGCCCGAACCGAGGTCGATGAAGGAGTTGCCGTCCACATCGGTAATGATGCCGCCGTCGGCGTCGGCAACGTATACGGGCACGCTGGAGGCGACACCGCCGGCAACAACTGCCTTGCGGCGGGCGTCGAGCGCTGCGGACTTCGGGCCGGGGAACGCGCCGGTGAGGTGCCGTTTTTGTTCGAGCCGGTAGGTGATTTCAGACATGGGGTGACCTTTCAAAATGGGGTGTCAAAGTGTGGGCGGGGGCGCTCTAGGCGTCCAGGTTGCTCATGACGTGCTTGATGCGGGTGTAGTCCTCCACGCCGTACATGGACAGGTCCTTGCCGTAGCCGGACTGCTTGAACCCGCCGTGCGGCATCTCTGCAGTGAGCATGATGTGGGTGTTGATCCAGACTGCGCCGAAGTCCAGGTCGCGGGAGACGCGCATGGCCACACCGTGGTTGGATGTCCAGACGCTGGAGGCCAGGGCGTATTCGACGTCGTTGGCCATTTCCACGGCCTCTTCCTCGGTCTTGAACGTCTGGACCGTGATGACCGGGCCGAAGGTTTCCTTCTGCACGATGTCGTCGCTTTGCTTCACGCCGTCAACCACCGTGGCCTCGAAGAAGAAGCCCTTCTCGCCGGCGCGCTTGCCGCCGGTGACCACCGTTGCATACGCGGGGATGTTGGCCACCACTTCGCTGACGGCGTTGAAGTGGTTGACGTTGTTGAGCGGGCCGAAGTAGTTCAGCGAGTCGTCCTCGTGGCCGGTTTCCAGGCCCTTCGTGGCGGTGGCCAGGGCGGCCACGAACTCGTCGTGGGCGGATTCCTCCACCAGCACGCGGGTGATGGCGGTGCAGTCCTGGCCGGCGTTGAAGAAGGAGAACTCGGCAATGGACTGTGCCGTCTGGCCAAGGTTCGCGTCGGCGAAGACGATGGCGGGAGCCTTTCCGCCCAATTCCAGGTGCGCCCGCTTGAGGCCCTTGGCGGCGCCCGTGGCGACGGCGATGCCGGCGCGGACGGATCCGGTGATCGAGACCATGGCCGGCACCTTGTGGTCCACGAGTGCGGCACCCGTGGCGCCGTTGCCGAGCACGAAGTTCAGCACGCCGGCGGGGACGATGTCCTTGGCGATGTCGGCAAACACCAGGGTGCTTTCGGGCGTGGTGTCGCTGGGCTTGAGGACCACGGTGTTGCCGGCGGCCAGGGCCGGACCGATCTTCCAGATCATCATCAGGAACGGGTAGTTCCACGGGGTCACCTGGGCAATGACGCCCACGGGTTCGCGGCGCACATAGGAGGTGAAGTTCTCCATGTACTCGCCGGCGGAGCGGCCTTCCAGCAGGCGGGCGGCACCGGCAAAGAAGCGCAGCTGGTCGGCGCCGGCGCCCACTTCCTCATCGGCGATCATTTGCTTGACCTGGCCGGTGTTGCGGTGCTGGGCTTCAACGAGCTCGTCGCTGCGTGCCTCGATGGCATCGGCAAGCTTCAACAGCACGCTTTGGCGCTGCGCCGGGGTGGCACGCTTCCACGTCTTGAAGGCGGTGGCTGCGGCGGTCATGGCAGCGTCCACATCGGCCTGGCTCGAAATCGGGGCCTTGGCCACAACTTCCCCGTTGACGGGATTGATGATGTCCAAGGAATCCGGCCCGGTGACGGGCACAAACTCGCCGTTGATGAAATTCTGCAAGGTTTGGACCACAGTGTTCAACCTCTTTAACTCGATGGGTAGGACGCGGCAGTGTCCTGGGTCTTTGCCGCCTAAGCAGAGCCTAAGCCCCACACCCCTCGAACGAGAATGGCATTTTGCACCATGGCACCCATCACACGTAGTGCGTTTGTATAGTTATTGCATGGCACTTTCCCTGGCTGACTTGATGGCCGCACCGGCCCTGCACCTGAAGAACATGGGCTCCACCAGGACCCCGCTGACCGCGCCCATCGATTGGGTGGCCGTGACGGAGTTGGAGAACCCGCAAGCCTTCCTCAGCGGCGGCGAACTGGTCCTGACCACGGGCGCGCGGCAGGGCACCGTCGACGCCCAGCGCTCCTTTGTCCGCCAGATCAGGCGGGCGGGCGCCGTCGGCATTGGCTTTGGCATTGGCTTTGAGCACGACGCCGTTCCACCTGCCCTGATTGCCGAGGCCAACCGCTGGGCCGTGCCCGTGGTTGAGGTGCCCTACAGCACCCCCTTCATCGCCATTGGCAAACTCGTGGCCGACGCACGTTCCTCCGACCACTACACCAAGCTGGAGCGGCTGCTGCGGGAGCACCAGGTCCTGGCCCGGGCACTGCTGACGGGCGGCGGCCTGCCTGCGCTGCTGCGCAAACTGGCGTCCATGGTGGGCTCCGAGCTGGCCATCACCCAATACGGTGGCGAGGTGTTCTCCACCGCTCCGGGCAGCGGACCGAACGACGCCGACTGGCATGCGGTGGCGCTGTCGACGGGCAAACGCGACGCCAGCACACTGTGGTTGCGCAAGCCGTTCCACGACGACGGCATCGTTGACTACGCCCGCGGACTGATCAGCATCGAGCTGAACAACCTGCTCCAGCGCCGCAACACGGCACGGCAAATCGCCGGACAGGTCATTGCCGACATTGTCCGGGGCACGCTTGAAGCGGCCGACGCCACCGCCAGGTTGGAGAACCTGGGCATCATCCCCGCAGCGAAGAACTTCGTGCTGCTGGTGCGCTCGGAGGACGAAAAGTCCGCCAGCCTCTCCACCATGACACTGCCACCGGAGCTGGAGACCGCAGTCGCCGCCGTCATGAAGGCGGACGAGCGCGAGGAACTGCTGATCGTCGTACCCGCTCAGCTTGGCGATCCGGCCATCCTGGGACGGGCCTTGAGCCGCCAGATGCACGGCATTGGACTCGCCGCCGCCGTGGGGATTGGTGGCGCCTATTCCCAGGCCAACGGCCTGCGGTGGAGCTACTTTGAGGCGCGTGAGGCCGCGTCACGCGGACTTGACGTCAACGTGCCAGAGCGGCTGAGCCTGACCTCCCTTCTGTTGGCCAGCGAGGATGTTCCCATGGCCGACATGGCTGCGGAGGCCCTGGGGCCCCTGCTTGCCTTTGACACCGCACACGGCGCCGAACTGGTCGACACCCTTGAAACGTACCTGCGGCTCAATGGTTCGGTGGCGGCAGTGGCCGAGACCCTGACGCTGCACCGAAACACCGTCCGCTACCGTTTGACGCAAATTGCCGAGCTCACCGGCTACGACCCCGCCCTGACTCCGGACCGGGTCCAGCTGTGGCTGGCACTTGCCGTGCGCCGGTTGTCCCCGCCGGTCCAGCCCTGATCGGGGCAGGGCCGGCGGGGCATCACGGGCGCTGCGAGCCCTAGAGGAAGCGGCGCAGCAGGATCAGCGCGAAGCCGGCCAGGAACACCAGAAGCGCTCCCGTGTAGACCGGCCAGATGCCGCCACCGGTGTAGGCCAGCTGGGCGGGTGCGGCGGCGTCCATGGCCACCGTGCCCGAGCTCATGGCCTGCAGGTTCCCGGCGGGTGACATCTGGGTGACACCCTGGGGAGCCCACTGCGTGATCTGGATGATCGGCGTCACAGGGGTTGCGGGAACCGACGGGGTCGTCGGGGTCCACGGCGTACCGGGGGTGCCAGGCGTGCCCGGCGTACCCGGCGTACCCGGCGTACCCGGCGTGCCCGGCGTGCCCGGCGTACCCGGCGTACCCGGCGTACCCGGCGTACCCGGCGTGCCCGGCGTACCCGGCGTACCCGGCGTGCCCGGCGTGCCCGGCGTGCCCGGTGTACCCGGCGTACCCGGCGTACCCGGTGTACCCGGCGTACCCGGCGTGCCGGGGGTCACCACATTGGTGACATCAGAGCCAACGGAAACCGCATTTCCCAGGATTCCCACGGCGTTGCCGGAGATGTTGATCGGGACAGTGATGGGTGCGGCGATCTGTACGTTGCCGAGCACGTTGCCCAGCAGTCCGCCAAGGAGGCCGCCGCCGTTGGAGTGGCCGGCATTCTGGCTTCCTGCGGTCTGGCTGACGCCCGGAACAACCGTGGTGTTCGTGGCGTGGGAACCACTGCTCACCGCGTTGCCCAAAACCCCAACAGCGTTGCCGGACACATTCACCGGAACCGTGACGGGGGCCGCCACCTGGACATTGCCCAGGACATTGCCAACCACGCCGCCGAGGATTCCGCCGCCGTGGGACTCACCTGAGTTCTGCCCACCTGTGTTCTGCCCACCGGCGGTCTGGCTTCCGGCGTCCTGCTTCACGGGCGGGGCAACCGTGGTGTTCGTGGCGTGGGAACCACTGCTGACCGCGTTGCCCAAAACCCCAACGGCATTACCGGAAACATTTACCGGAACCGTGATGGGGGCCGCCACCTGGACATTGCCCAGGACGTTGCCGACCACACCACCCAGGAGGCCGTCACCGTGCGATGAGCCGGCATTCTGGCTTCCGGCGGTCTGCCCACCGGTGCTGGGGTTTCCCGCGGGCTGGCTTGCCGTATTCTGCCCACCGGCGGTCTGCCCACCGGCGGTCTGCCCACCGGCG
Proteins encoded in this window:
- the gabT gene encoding 4-aminobutyrate--2-oxoglutarate transaminase, with product MSEITYRLEQKRHLTGAFPGPKSAALDARRKAVVAGGVASSVPVYVADADGGIITDVDGNSFIDLGSGIAVTSVGASDANVVEAVQEQVGHFTHTCFMVTPYESYVAVAEELNTLTPGTHEKRTVLFNSGAEAVENAVKVARLATGRDAIVAFDHAYHGRTNLTMALTAKAMPYKTNFGPFAPEIYRVPMSYPYREEADIKGEEAARRAITMIEKQIGADSVAAIVIEPIQGEGGFIVPADGFLPALAAWAKENGVVFIADEVQSGFCRTGEWFASQHEGVVPDIITMAKGIGGGLPLSAITGRAELMDAVHPGGLGGTYGGNPVACAAALAAIKTMKEHDLNGRAQNIEKIVTDRFTALVEELGENGIIGEIRGRGAMMAIELVKPGTAHTTKEANAEAAKAIAGACLQAGVVILTCGTYGNVIRLLPPLVIGDELLNDGLDVLSDAVRAASN
- a CDS encoding dihydrolipoyl dehydrogenase family protein: MAVEEFDLLVVGGGKAGKSLAMDLAAAGQRVAMVERGMIGGTCINVACIPTKTLVNSARLLSVTRRAAEFGITMSGSPAIDIDLLRARKEEVVGTMVAGQRKSFLASGMDLVIGEARFTAPRTVEVTDDAGARRTLRGTNVVVNTGMVPFVPDLPGLRDSAPLTSTSILALESLPESILILGGGYIGCEFASMLSIMGVRVTVVQRRGVLLPNEDVDVSESVANALTADGVNVRTGVSATAVSRTDSGVTMELSDGTSVTAAEILVAVGRTPVTDGLGLDAAGVELTDSGLVRVDEYLRATADNVWAAGDVAGTPQFTHASWNDYRILKTNLAGGSWSTKDRLIPYCVFTTPELGRVGLSETEALHAGYNIRVAAMPVSAIPRARTVGQLDGRWKAVVDRDTDMILGVALHGHESSEVIAVVQMAILGKLPYQQLRDAVIAHPTMAEGLQLLFSDAFLAA
- the rarD gene encoding EamA family transporter RarD → MEYYPRACCYEAVSTSKTTPVSTPPTTAKAGRPARTETATGMIFGFGAYGLWGLLPLYFIWLMPANSIEIVANRVVWSVIFCAVLITATRSWGKFSAAVKNPRVLWPLAIAGVLIVINWLTYVFAVTTGNAIEGSLGYFINPLVSVLLGVIVLKEKLRPLQWLAVGVGVAAVVVLTVSYGKLPWIALVLAFSFGFYGFVKNRVGGKVDALTSLSVETAVLAPFAVVTMVVLTLVGQATLTGLGAGHFWLMAASGVITAVPLLLFGASARRLPMTTIGLLQYVAPLLQFVVAVTLLNEHMGLDRWIGFGIVWLALVILTVDTLRNYRHTARLRKAATA
- a CDS encoding Ig domain-containing protein, whose translation is MLRWHLPKSILAVCAAALLVVGGSALTAAPAQAEVSATVAVQITAGQQVNQPLDNSGCYPSGTAGSYQVVTFRTTTSASGSFRAAVAAGNGALVAALYEGAFTPSNTVAHCVKRAAGAAAGQTATLNWGAPASSDPATAKTWSLVLFASASDTAPVGATVSLTSNGTVSIEGQPLTLQGGGLGSANQGEGFEAGFTSVNGTPPYKYSASGLPGGLSIDAGTGAVSGTPTESGTFDPVITVTDSAPTPASTSRTMPLDVVAAQTPTPTATPTAEPSSSPETTTSTPETSSAAPETTTAAPETTTAAPETTTAAPETTTATPETSAAAPETSSAAPETTMPTTAPGKLPSVSATTEGAAPAASATTAPSETRAPSATKATVGAVPGQAGEARGLPNTGAAVVLVGTAGAAILGTGILVFAASRKRRARHG
- a CDS encoding universal stress protein — protein: MKYVVGYRPDDRGEDAVALAGVIARTQGAELHLVNVIRGSMVEVPETQKQALSMVPDDVTATFSTRRAESFAHGLIEAAAEDDAALIVVGAASNGLFKRFTVGSVANGLLHASQVPVALAPRGYNRRDKLTRLTVMVGMREGWQAVLDVGVTAAGRRNVPLRLVSVVEIDQLEQEDFDLDNALSPARQHVNTVLADAAARLPEDTVTVTLAHGRNIEEAVDGIGWKSGELVVVGSSRLAENRKIFLGSTANKILRALPVPMVVVPRDFQAQGI